From one Callithrix jacchus isolate 240 chromosome 2, calJac240_pri, whole genome shotgun sequence genomic stretch:
- the LOC103790477 gene encoding uncharacterized protein LOC103790477 isoform X4, with amino-acid sequence MISAVQKHADWIATLKGHLADRTSSGETSSVKEATGVQKRDFKKEVAGMFGVMSPEAAAALYWKNASLKSGTYSGVIPLLKNYHSVEKLTLFSLLWLESNPSVTFLLEMRFGQFGVIKMKSLVNTCGHPL; translated from the exons aTGATATCAGCTGTGCAGAAGCATG CTGACTGGATTGCGACACTAAAGGGTCACCTCGCCGACAGAACATCAAGTGGCGAAACATCATCTGTTAAG GAGGCCACAGGAGTCCAGAAAAGGG ATTTCAAAAAGGAAGTGGCAGGAATGTTTGGCGTGATGAGCCCAGAAGCTGCCGCAGCTCTTTATTGG aAAAACGCATCTTTAAAAAGTGGTACGTACTCTGGTGTCATCCCTTTGCTAAAAAATTATCATAGTGTTGAGAAACTGACACTTTTCTCCCTGCTGTGGCTGGAGAGCAACCCTAGTGTGACATTCCTGCTGGAAATGAGGTTTGGACAATTTggtgtaataaaaatgaaaagtttagtcAACACCTGTGGCCATCCACTCTAG